The window tgaatccttattttctcacaatatttactaactttgcttgctttacatctattttttcctcccaggaaccactaaggagatgtcaatacagagaatggatagacaccagaagggttctaactccacctagccgtgttgtgcagcttgaactaccagagcaatacagggttactaaagcgcggtttgagagaggagagggatcctcacgtaggggttagctattatcggacaactaggcatattgaaatttctactgtcatgcttccttgtcccattactacatcgtcgctgtgttcaactattgcactacctccctcctagttcgaatctaatatcatctatgtaaccgcaatgcaaatagttatatcatgttcaaattgtactactatttcttcatgttacataattctccttgtttaagtcaatataatgtttctacgacccagtctgcgataggcctatataaattatccgagtactaatacgtcgaataaggtacaaaataatacctcacttaacatatgaaattgcgcaacaaccaacttcaatacatttttataacaatattaacaagttttaccaataaatacttttttatttattattaacataacatagaaaaatcttttggccgtacttttttcatctgggtcccttgccgccctagCAGTAAGGGACCCAGATGTaaaaagtacggccgcaagctctttatgggcggccaaaattgcaattagccccttgctgccctctgtatgggcggcaagggcctaatcgcaatttttgccgacggcggcagatggcgcggtcgacccaccgtctgccacgtcagcttgccacccaccattagggcggcaggggctatttctgcaatttttttggtcgatagattatttctgtaaatattaaaaaaaaatctaaaaacgaaaaaaaattccaGCCTGAAAGCTACCAGATCCATCCAACGAAGAGCTACTGCAAGTTTGTACTGTAGCAAAATGAAACCGAGCTGGATGTCAAGCTCAAACTTCTTGTGACATCAGCTTTCGAAATTCACACGTACTAGCAGGCAGGTGAAGTTAGCAGAGCACATGCAGTGTCACAAAAAAACGTTTCGTGCTTCGGTAACGATCTCAATCGCGTAAAATAGTAGACCCATTAAGTTTCTTCACTAATCAACAATGCGAAGGTCATTGGTTTTCCTCTTGCATTgaaaatggtactccctccgtcccacaatataaggagaattttgagtttttgcttacaacgtttgactactcatcttattcaattttttttttgcaaatataaaaatgaaaagttgtgcttaaagtactgtggataataaagtaagtcacaaataaaataaataataattctaaaattttttgaataagacgagtggtcaaacgttgtaaacaaaaactcaaaatcctttatattatgggacggagggagtagtgggTCATATGTGTCTACTCTGTGGCAATAAGGAAAGGAAGTCCCCTGAAAGAAAAAAGGCATTTGAATCAGTTTCACAACAGTAGGTAGGCATTTCAATCAGTTTCCCAATAACAGTAGTTAAACCAAAATTTACAGAGGAACCGTCTCCACAGGTTAAGTTCACACGGCACTTACCAGCCACCTCTCCTAGAAAAATAATCACAATCCAGAGACACCGCAAGAGCTAGTGCAACAGCCCTTTCAGGTAAAGTCAACTGGCGAACAACATGCAGTTCATCGATCTGTGACCATCATTTGTGACATGGATCTCGATCAGGTAAATAGCAGTTAAGTAGGCAAGCTGTGTGTGGACTGTGAAGTACTAAAATGAGAACAGCACTTACATCTGAAGCGAGACCAAATTTACGGTTTAGTCCTGCATCACCAAATCGAATTGCATACTGGCCAGCATCTGTGAAGAGCTGCAGTGAACCAAAGATACATtcagtccttttttttttggaataatgATACATTCAGTCCTTAAAAGCTCAGTCCCATTATTTATGCAGGCTAGAAGTAGCAGTgcaacaaatgaaaaaaatgcaCTTTGAAAAGATGTGGGGTGTGGCATCTGCCATCAGCTGCATCAAACTGCACAAATATGTGGAGTCACCATAAAGCAAATTCAAATTACTGCACAATGAGTCTGTCCTGTATAATTGACGAGTTCTGTAAAAAAACACTTTAAGCAATGTAAAAAAGCAACACCGTCATATAAATTTGGAAGGGCAGCTCTTACTATCAATCTGTAAATAATGAATCTATATGTATCTAGTTTTTCTTGTCAGATAAGCATGGAATGCCCACCGACATAAAAGAAAATGCATATTATTTGACAATTCTCTACTAGAAAAGACATTTACCTCAAAACCGATTCCCCTCCAATTACGATCAATCTGGGCTAGTACATTGTCATCCTCATCTGTGAGAGTAAAGGTCCAGTTCCAAAATCCAGGATTCTCGACCACAGCAAATTGCCTATTCCTAAAGAACCCAAAAGGTGGCAGATCAAGTGTCAGGCAGTAAAGCAATACTAAAAGGTACACAAAGAATTGAGTAATTTGAGTCTAGTCGAAGAGACAAGGAAATGCAGAGATCAGAAGACCAAATTACCCTAAGTACAGGTCATAAATTCTACGCCAGAGATGCCAACGTCTGTGGACTACACCTACCTCCTAACCAAATTGAAACCGTTAAACAATGTCAGTACATTCCTGCACATTTATCTGGGGGCAAAATTCCCATCTAAATAAATTTGCACAAGCAAGTAAAGAAGTTTTGCATACCTTGCCAT of the Oryza sativa Japonica Group chromosome 2, ASM3414082v1 genome contains:
- the LOC4328840 gene encoding phospholipid scramblase family protein C343.06c isoform X2, producing the protein MAPSRSFQHDDRDLTPIEAKLKPLLSRANLLIARDIEWANIMLAFEQESRYIIMDPLFPQSPVGFIREKSNVIFRQLFRSRRPFVAEITDAMGNEIFTVRRPFWLINSSIYAEVNGKEVGVVHRRWHLWRRIYDLYLGNRQFAVVENPGFWNWTFTLTDEDDNVLAQIDRNWRGIGFELFTDAGQYAIRFGDAGLNRKFGLASDIDELHVVRQLTLPERAVALALAVSLDCDYFSRRGGWGLPFLIATE